A window of Shewanella mesophila contains these coding sequences:
- the pyrI gene encoding aspartate carbamoyltransferase regulatory subunit, which translates to MTKETQQVEAIKNGSVIDHIPANVGIKVLKLFKMHKTNQRVTIGLNLPSSALGAKDLIKIENVFINADQANQLALYAPNATVNQIENYEVVKKLTLSLPERINTIFKCPNSNCITHNEPVDSSFRVIAKKEDIQLKCKYCEKVFSREIVTERK; encoded by the coding sequence ATGACTAAGGAAACCCAACAGGTTGAAGCCATCAAAAATGGTTCAGTTATCGACCACATTCCCGCCAACGTAGGAATAAAAGTGCTTAAACTGTTCAAAATGCATAAAACCAATCAAAGAGTGACGATAGGCCTTAATCTGCCATCTTCAGCCTTGGGCGCGAAAGATCTGATTAAGATTGAGAATGTGTTTATCAATGCCGATCAGGCTAACCAGCTGGCCTTATATGCCCCCAATGCAACGGTGAACCAAATTGAAAATTATGAAGTAGTTAAAAAGCTGACATTGTCGCTACCAGAGAGAATCAATACCATTTTTAAATGCCCTAATAGCAACTGCATTACTCATAATGAACCGGTCGACAGTAGCTTTAGAGTCATCGCCAAGAAAGAAGATATACAGCTAAAGTGCAAATACTGCGAAAAAGTGTTCTCACGTGAAATCGTCACCGAGCGAAAATAA
- a CDS encoding phosphatidylglycerophosphatase A family protein, with the protein MNFRSTDPLLRRLSLSNPIHFLALGFGSGLLAKAPGTYGSLAAIPVYLLMANLSLPWYLGITLAFMLAGFYICDKASKDMGVHDHGAIVWDEVVGMLITLIAAPAGWIWLLLGFLLFRFFDILKPWPIKWLDAKVHGGFGIMIDDVLAGVFSFLCLQGLVFLVG; encoded by the coding sequence ATGAATTTTCGTTCCACCGATCCGCTATTACGTCGACTCTCTCTAAGTAATCCAATTCACTTCTTAGCCTTAGGTTTTGGCTCTGGATTACTGGCTAAAGCACCGGGTACTTATGGTAGCTTGGCTGCAATTCCTGTGTATCTGCTTATGGCAAATCTCTCGTTACCTTGGTATCTCGGTATAACTTTGGCGTTTATGTTGGCCGGTTTTTATATTTGTGACAAAGCCTCGAAAGACATGGGCGTGCATGATCATGGCGCTATCGTATGGGATGAAGTCGTCGGGATGCTGATAACCCTTATCGCCGCTCCTGCTGGCTGGATTTGGCTATTATTGGGCTTTTTGTTGTTTCGCTTTTTCGACATCCTTAAGCCTTGGCCAATCAAGTGGCTCGATGCCAAGGTGCATGGTGGCTTCGGTATTATGATTGATGATGTGCTCGCTGGTGTGTTTTCATTTTTATGCTTGCAAGGGCTCGTGTTTCTCGTCGGCTAG
- the thiL gene encoding thiamine-phosphate kinase: MKEFKVIDRFFAGRGQPRRDVELSVGDDCALVNPAENKSIAITCDTLVENVHFFPDMPAKALGYKAIAVNLSDLASMGAEPAWMTLAITLPEIDETWLDEFSASLSETAEYYGVALVGGDTTRGPKSITITINGQVPKGKALTRCGAKNGDWIYVTGTLGDSALGLDVLRSKQTVADDAATYFIQRHYYPTPRVLAGQALRSLASSAIDLSDGLVSDLGHVLKRSEVGAIVDVTALPLSDAMRTSVDTDTALGYALTGGEDYELLFTVPESQRGALEIALAHAGVSFARIGQISTGNKLRLNKDGEPYNPTNFGFEHFSS; the protein is encoded by the coding sequence GTGAAAGAGTTTAAAGTAATAGATCGTTTTTTTGCCGGGCGCGGCCAACCTCGCCGTGATGTGGAGTTAAGTGTCGGCGATGATTGCGCCCTCGTTAATCCCGCTGAAAATAAATCGATTGCTATCACCTGTGATACGTTAGTCGAAAATGTTCATTTCTTCCCTGATATGCCAGCCAAAGCCCTAGGTTACAAAGCTATCGCTGTGAATTTATCGGATTTGGCGTCGATGGGAGCTGAGCCAGCATGGATGACGCTAGCGATCACCTTGCCCGAAATCGATGAAACCTGGTTAGATGAGTTTAGTGCGAGTCTAAGTGAAACAGCGGAATATTATGGCGTTGCGCTAGTGGGCGGCGATACCACTCGTGGCCCCAAATCGATCACTATCACTATCAATGGTCAAGTTCCTAAGGGTAAAGCGTTAACTCGCTGCGGCGCAAAAAATGGCGATTGGATCTATGTCACTGGCACCTTAGGTGATTCGGCATTAGGTTTAGATGTTTTACGCAGCAAGCAAACGGTTGCCGATGATGCAGCGACCTATTTTATTCAACGTCATTATTATCCGACACCTCGGGTCTTAGCGGGGCAGGCTCTGCGCAGTTTAGCCTCGAGTGCAATCGATCTCTCCGATGGTTTAGTGTCCGATCTCGGCCATGTTCTCAAGCGCTCTGAAGTGGGCGCCATTGTCGATGTAACGGCATTGCCATTATCAGATGCGATGCGCACCTCAGTTGATACCGATACGGCTTTAGGTTATGCCTTAACCGGCGGTGAAGATTATGAGCTGTTGTTTACGGTGCCAGAGTCTCAGCGCGGCGCCTTAGAGATCGCACTGGCTCATGCAGGCGTGTCATTTGCTCGAATCGGTCAGATCTCAACAGGCAATAAGCTACGCCTAAATAAAGATGGTGAGCCTTATAACCCGACTAATTTTGGCTTTGAGCATTTTTCATCATGA
- the nusB gene encoding transcription antitermination factor NusB, producing the protein MKPSERRKARRLAVQAIYSWQLSGNNVADVEHEFLTEQKIDGVDVSYFRELLSGTATKCAQLDELIIPHIERPFDEVSPIEKAVLRLATYELTFRKDVPFKVAINEAIELAKAFGAEDGHKFVNGILDKIVARK; encoded by the coding sequence ATGAAACCTTCAGAGCGCCGTAAAGCCCGCCGATTAGCGGTACAAGCTATCTATTCATGGCAGCTAAGCGGAAACAATGTTGCCGATGTGGAGCATGAATTTTTAACCGAGCAGAAAATTGATGGTGTCGATGTTAGCTACTTCCGTGAGCTACTATCGGGAACCGCCACCAAGTGTGCACAGTTAGATGAGTTAATAATTCCTCATATTGAGCGTCCGTTCGATGAGGTTTCACCTATCGAAAAGGCTGTACTGCGTCTAGCGACGTATGAGTTAACCTTCCGTAAGGATGTCCCTTTTAAGGTAGCGATTAACGAAGCAATCGAGCTTGCTAAGGCTTTTGGTGCCGAAGATGGACATAAGTTCGTTAACGGTATTCTCGATAAGATAGTTGCTCGTAAGTGA
- the ribH gene encoding 6,7-dimethyl-8-ribityllumazine synthase: MNVVQGNIESKNAKVAIVISRFNSFVVESLLDGAVDTLKRFGQVEDDNITIVRVPGAVELPLAARRVAASGKFDGIIALGAVIRGGTPHFDFVAGECNKGLAQVALEFDLPVSFGVLTTDTIEQAIERSGTKAGNKGGEAALGLLEMVNVLQELEQQLKD; encoded by the coding sequence ATGAACGTAGTTCAAGGTAATATCGAATCGAAAAATGCCAAAGTTGCTATCGTGATCTCACGTTTCAACAGCTTTGTAGTAGAGAGTCTGCTTGATGGTGCGGTTGATACACTAAAGCGCTTTGGTCAAGTTGAAGACGACAATATCACAATTGTACGTGTACCAGGTGCAGTAGAACTTCCTCTCGCGGCTCGTCGCGTAGCGGCAAGCGGCAAATTTGACGGTATCATCGCCCTAGGCGCAGTGATCCGTGGTGGTACGCCACATTTTGATTTTGTTGCAGGCGAATGTAACAAAGGTTTAGCTCAGGTAGCGCTTGAGTTCGATCTTCCTGTTTCATTCGGCGTGTTGACCACAGATACTATCGAGCAAGCGATTGAGCGCTCAGGTACTAAAGCTGGTAACAAGGGTGGCGAAGCTGCACTTGGCCTACTAGAAATGGTCAACGTTCTGCAAGAACTAGAACAGCAGTTGAAAGATTAG
- the ribBA gene encoding bifunctional 3,4-dihydroxy-2-butanone-4-phosphate synthase/GTP cyclohydrolase II, with product MALHSIEAIIEDIRLGKMVILMDDEDRENEGDLIMAANLVTPEAINFMATYGRGLICQTLTKARCQQLNLPLMVTNNNAQFSTNFTVSIEAAEGVTTGISAHDRAVTVLAAVAKEATPADIVQPGHIFPLMAQEGGVLIRAGHTEAGCDIARLAGLEPSAVIVEILNEDGTMARRPDLEVFAQKHGLKIGTIADLIEYRNTKETTVIREAKCKLPTRFGEFEMITYRDTIDNQINYALIKGEVKPNSLVRVHLQNTFNDLLYCERDEKRSWPLEKAMARIAEEGGVLVLLGHQEHRSEILAKVKAFEAEDNGEAVAAKPWQGTSRQVGIGSQILSDVGVTTMRLLSSPKRYHSLSGFGLEVTEYISE from the coding sequence ATGGCACTACACAGCATAGAAGCGATTATCGAAGATATTCGTCTTGGTAAAATGGTTATCCTCATGGATGACGAAGATAGAGAGAACGAAGGCGATCTCATCATGGCCGCCAACTTGGTGACCCCTGAAGCGATTAACTTTATGGCGACCTATGGCCGTGGTCTTATCTGTCAAACCTTGACTAAAGCACGTTGTCAGCAGCTTAATTTACCATTGATGGTAACCAATAATAACGCTCAATTCTCAACCAACTTTACTGTATCGATTGAAGCGGCTGAAGGGGTGACGACTGGTATTTCGGCTCATGATCGCGCGGTAACGGTACTCGCTGCTGTAGCCAAAGAGGCTACGCCAGCTGATATTGTGCAACCTGGACATATTTTCCCGCTGATGGCGCAAGAAGGCGGGGTACTTATCCGCGCAGGTCACACCGAAGCGGGTTGTGATATCGCACGTCTTGCAGGTCTTGAGCCTTCAGCGGTTATCGTTGAGATACTCAATGAAGATGGCACCATGGCGCGTCGTCCCGATCTTGAGGTTTTTGCGCAGAAGCATGGTCTAAAAATAGGGACTATTGCTGACTTAATCGAATACAGAAACACCAAAGAGACAACCGTCATTCGCGAAGCAAAATGTAAACTGCCAACGCGCTTTGGTGAATTTGAGATGATCACCTATCGTGACACTATCGATAATCAAATTAACTATGCCTTGATAAAAGGTGAAGTTAAACCCAATAGCTTGGTACGGGTTCATCTGCAAAACACCTTTAACGATCTGCTTTATTGTGAACGTGACGAAAAGCGCAGCTGGCCATTAGAGAAAGCGATGGCTCGTATCGCCGAAGAAGGCGGGGTGCTCGTGCTATTGGGCCACCAAGAGCATAGAAGTGAGATCCTCGCTAAGGTTAAGGCATTTGAAGCTGAAGATAATGGCGAAGCTGTGGCTGCGAAGCCGTGGCAAGGCACTTCACGTCAAGTGGGTATCGGTTCGCAAATCTTGTCTGATGTTGGGGTGACCACTATGCGCCTACTGAGCTCACCTAAGCGTTATCATTCACTGTCAGGCTTTGGTTTAGAAGTGACTGAATATATTTCAGAATAA
- a CDS encoding riboflavin synthase, with protein sequence MFTGIIESVGSLRKIERRGEDIRLTVASGKLDLSDVKLGDSIATNGVCLTVVECLSDGYVADISAETVSLTGFSRYQVGQAVNLEKAVTPTTRLGGHMVSGHVDGVASVDERLYRGKAIEFWLTAPKGLACYIAHKGSITIDGVSLTVNEVQGEHFRLTIVPHTASETTLIHLKAGDSVNIEVDLIARHLERLMMYSGQEAGETVNKAPEVTMDLLARSGFLR encoded by the coding sequence ATGTTTACTGGGATCATCGAGTCTGTAGGAAGTCTAAGAAAAATTGAGCGCCGCGGTGAAGATATTCGCCTTACGGTTGCCAGTGGTAAGCTGGATTTAAGTGACGTTAAACTTGGCGACAGCATAGCGACAAATGGCGTGTGCTTGACCGTTGTTGAGTGCCTTAGTGATGGCTATGTTGCCGATATTTCGGCTGAGACAGTCTCCTTAACTGGATTTTCTCGTTATCAAGTGGGGCAGGCGGTCAACTTAGAAAAAGCGGTTACGCCGACCACTCGTTTAGGTGGTCATATGGTGAGTGGCCATGTCGATGGCGTCGCGAGCGTAGATGAGCGTTTGTATCGCGGCAAAGCAATCGAGTTTTGGTTGACTGCACCTAAAGGTTTAGCGTGCTACATTGCCCACAAAGGCTCGATTACTATCGACGGTGTTAGCTTGACTGTCAATGAGGTACAAGGTGAACACTTTCGTCTCACCATAGTCCCCCATACAGCCAGCGAAACAACACTTATCCATCTTAAAGCGGGTGACAGCGTTAATATCGAAGTCGACCTTATAGCAAGGCATTTAGAGCGTTTAATGATGTATTCGGGTCAAGAAGCAGGTGAAACTGTTAACAAAGCCCCAGAAGTCACGATGGATCTGTTAGCTCGCTCAGGATTTTTAAGATAG
- the ribD gene encoding bifunctional diaminohydroxyphosphoribosylaminopyrimidine deaminase/5-amino-6-(5-phosphoribosylamino)uracil reductase RibD, with protein sequence MPWSKFDIEMMAKAIKLARKGLYTTRPNPSVGCVITLADKVIGEGYHIAAGGPHAEVHALKMAGELAQGATAYVTLEPCSHYGRTPPCAEALIKAKVARVVVAVTDPNPQVSGRGIKMLQGAGIQVDVDLLKEEAAQLNLGFMKRMATGLPWVSIKLAASLDGKTALSNGVSKWITGAQARRDVQRMRARHCAVITGIDTVLADDPSMNVRYQELGFVAKTLAPELMKQPLRIVLDSRARLNSDAKIFAIESPILLVSCEPYSAQAQAAWPSHVSHLQLDAVDGRVPLRELLNLLGKGHLGKEYNAVMVEAGATLAGAFMTAQLADELVLYQAPKILGSHGRNLINLPDYTEMAQLPTLAVKDQRKVGVDTRFIFNLAPSR encoded by the coding sequence ATGCCTTGGTCAAAATTTGATATTGAAATGATGGCAAAAGCCATCAAGCTTGCACGTAAAGGACTTTACACCACTCGCCCTAATCCAAGTGTTGGCTGCGTGATCACCCTCGCTGACAAGGTGATCGGCGAAGGCTATCATATTGCTGCTGGTGGCCCCCATGCCGAAGTGCATGCACTTAAAATGGCTGGCGAGTTAGCTCAAGGGGCTACGGCCTATGTGACCCTTGAACCTTGCAGTCATTATGGCCGAACGCCGCCATGTGCAGAAGCCTTGATTAAGGCTAAGGTCGCTCGCGTTGTTGTCGCTGTTACCGATCCCAATCCGCAAGTGTCGGGTCGCGGGATCAAGATGTTGCAAGGGGCTGGAATTCAAGTCGATGTCGATCTGCTTAAAGAGGAGGCGGCGCAGCTTAATCTTGGGTTTATGAAGCGGATGGCCACGGGCCTTCCTTGGGTGAGCATTAAGCTAGCGGCAAGCCTCGATGGTAAGACGGCGCTGTCAAACGGGGTCTCAAAGTGGATAACTGGCGCCCAGGCCCGACGAGATGTGCAGCGAATGCGCGCTCGTCACTGCGCGGTGATCACCGGAATCGACACTGTACTTGCTGATGATCCTAGCATGAATGTTCGTTATCAAGAGCTGGGCTTTGTTGCTAAGACATTAGCGCCAGAGCTGATGAAACAGCCATTAAGAATCGTGCTCGATAGCCGAGCCCGATTAAACTCAGATGCCAAGATTTTTGCGATTGAGTCGCCCATATTGCTGGTGTCATGCGAGCCCTATAGCGCACAGGCGCAGGCTGCTTGGCCGTCACATGTTAGTCACCTGCAACTCGATGCTGTCGATGGCAGAGTGCCACTAAGAGAGTTACTCAATCTCCTTGGGAAAGGGCATTTAGGTAAAGAGTACAATGCGGTGATGGTCGAAGCGGGAGCGACGCTCGCCGGTGCCTTTATGACAGCCCAATTGGCCGATGAGTTAGTGCTTTATCAAGCGCCGAAGATTCTAGGTAGCCACGGACGCAATTTGATCAATTTGCCCGACTATACTGAGATGGCACAATTGCCCACGCTTGCGGTAAAAGATCAACGTAAAGTCGGCGTCGATACGCGTTTTATATTTAATTTAGCACCAAGCAGATAA
- the nrdR gene encoding transcriptional regulator NrdR, translating to MYCPFCSATDTKVIDSRLVADGHQVRRRRECLECHERFTTFEGAELVMPRVVKQDGSRQPFDEEKLRGGMLRAVEKRPVSMDQIEQALTKIKSTLRATGEREVTSEMIGNLMMDHLVHLDKVAYIRFASVYRAFEDVSEFGDAIAKLQNAKSNT from the coding sequence ATGTATTGCCCATTTTGTAGCGCAACCGATACCAAAGTGATCGATTCTCGCTTAGTTGCCGATGGTCATCAGGTGCGTCGTCGCCGTGAATGCTTAGAGTGTCATGAGAGATTTACTACGTTTGAAGGCGCAGAACTGGTTATGCCTAGGGTCGTTAAGCAAGACGGTAGTCGTCAGCCGTTTGATGAGGAGAAGCTTCGCGGTGGCATGTTACGTGCCGTAGAGAAGCGTCCAGTCTCTATGGATCAGATTGAACAAGCGCTAACTAAAATCAAATCGACACTGCGTGCGACTGGTGAGCGAGAAGTGACCTCTGAGATGATAGGCAACCTGATGATGGATCACTTAGTTCATCTCGATAAGGTCGCTTATATTCGCTTTGCATCTGTCTATCGTGCCTTTGAGGATGTCTCTGAGTTTGGTGATGCGATTGCAAAATTACAAAACGCTAAATCGAATACCTAA
- the glyA gene encoding serine hydroxymethyltransferase: MLKKEMNIADFDPQLFQAIQDETRRQEEHIELIASENYTSPRVLEAQGSQLTNKYAEGYPGKRYYGGCEYVDIAEELAISRAKELFGATYANVQPHSGSQANSAVFMALLQGGDTVLGMSLAHGGHLTHGSHVSFSGKLYNAVQYGIDETIGKIDYAEVERLAVEHKPKMIIAGFSAYSGIIDWGKFREIADKVGAYLFVDMAHVAGLVAAGIYPNPLPHAHVVTTTTHKTLAGPRGGLILSACDDEDIYKKLNSAVFPGGQGGPLMHVIAAKAVAFKEALEPEFTAYQEQVVVNAKAMAKTFIERGYDVVSGGTDNHLFLLDLISKDITGKDADAALGHANITVNKNSVPNDPRSPFVTSGLRIGSPAITRRGFKEEQAIELTHWMCDVLDDITNQGTIERVKNQVLELCAKFPVYG; the protein is encoded by the coding sequence ATGCTGAAAAAAGAGATGAATATCGCTGACTTTGATCCACAACTGTTTCAAGCGATCCAGGATGAAACTCGTCGTCAAGAGGAGCACATCGAACTTATCGCTTCAGAAAACTACACCAGCCCTCGAGTGCTAGAAGCTCAAGGTTCACAGCTTACTAATAAGTATGCTGAAGGCTATCCTGGCAAACGTTATTACGGTGGTTGTGAGTATGTCGATATTGCTGAAGAGTTAGCTATCTCTCGTGCTAAAGAGCTTTTCGGTGCAACTTATGCCAACGTTCAGCCTCACTCTGGTTCACAAGCGAACTCAGCTGTGTTTATGGCACTACTTCAAGGCGGCGATACCGTATTGGGTATGAGCCTTGCGCACGGTGGTCACCTAACTCACGGTTCGCATGTGAGTTTCTCTGGCAAGCTTTATAATGCGGTTCAGTACGGTATCGATGAAACGATTGGCAAGATTGATTACGCCGAAGTTGAGCGTCTTGCTGTTGAGCATAAGCCTAAGATGATCATCGCAGGTTTCAGTGCCTATTCTGGCATCATCGATTGGGGCAAATTCCGTGAGATCGCTGACAAAGTAGGTGCTTATCTGTTTGTGGATATGGCTCACGTTGCAGGTCTTGTTGCTGCGGGTATCTACCCGAATCCATTGCCACATGCACATGTTGTTACTACCACAACTCATAAGACGCTTGCGGGTCCTCGTGGTGGCTTGATCTTATCTGCATGTGATGATGAAGATATCTACAAGAAGCTAAACTCTGCGGTATTCCCTGGTGGACAAGGCGGCCCATTGATGCACGTTATCGCTGCTAAAGCGGTAGCCTTCAAAGAAGCGCTAGAGCCAGAGTTTACGGCTTATCAAGAGCAAGTGGTTGTTAACGCTAAAGCGATGGCGAAAACCTTTATCGAACGCGGTTATGATGTTGTGTCTGGCGGTACCGATAACCATCTGTTCCTGCTCGATTTAATTTCTAAAGATATTACGGGTAAAGATGCCGATGCGGCACTTGGCCACGCCAATATCACAGTAAACAAGAACTCTGTGCCTAATGATCCTCGTTCACCATTTGTCACTTCTGGTCTGCGTATTGGTTCACCCGCAATCACTCGTCGCGGCTTTAAAGAAGAGCAAGCGATTGAGCTAACCCACTGGATGTGTGATGTGCTCGATGACATTACTAACCAAGGTACAATTGAGCGTGTGAAGAATCAGGTGCTTGAATTGTGTGCTAAGTTCCCTGTTTACGGTTAA
- a CDS encoding DUF3943 domain-containing protein encodes MINTRLTPAALMVALICGSFASAQAAETFDSAPLSSNDNLPVDLAKEKSWLGATVELTTVLGLGALLYKAGSDSMEDDYDYEIEGDTSKFFYDRLTNNESWKYDDNDIGMNWGHAYAGALYYQAFRNHGFNYYESTLGTFFASTVWEVFAEYKEVVSINDQIVTTWGGAVLGESLFQFSEMLATKDGWIPTTLGWVFNPSQTIRGWFDYASPPRFNRSKAQDEFSLYTGVRYSNKALADVNTTMVTLGMKASIDSRAGHYDTLSGTPTLVEMEMETAVSQEGVDEWQMSTQLLLGGYASSLQGDSLLADSWSHSFYIGPSTGMEYTSLGVELDEDFYAVVNLLGLSLGGTWSTQDINIEVRSDIFGDFAMVKPFATKDYLSQGRYFWGTKSVLWEGEYGYAWGHTFNLSLEASYRDLLLGVKFKSQRWDSIDDKEYERTPGWNPNINDLDFSDARDRYQVYLSYAFNEDISLSLHHERIDRSSEIQGIDNPAVYSRLDDTEQRTWMQIAFHY; translated from the coding sequence TTGATAAACACTAGATTAACCCCTGCCGCGCTAATGGTGGCACTGATTTGTGGAAGCTTTGCTTCCGCCCAAGCAGCAGAAACCTTCGACTCCGCTCCTCTTTCTTCTAATGACAATTTGCCTGTGGACCTTGCCAAAGAGAAGAGTTGGCTTGGTGCAACGGTGGAATTAACGACGGTCCTCGGGCTTGGCGCGCTGCTTTACAAAGCGGGCTCTGACAGCATGGAAGATGATTATGACTATGAGATCGAGGGGGATACCAGCAAGTTCTTCTATGATCGTCTAACCAATAATGAGTCTTGGAAGTACGACGACAATGATATCGGTATGAATTGGGGTCATGCCTATGCTGGCGCTTTATATTACCAAGCGTTTCGCAACCATGGGTTTAATTACTATGAATCGACGCTGGGGACCTTTTTCGCGTCTACCGTGTGGGAAGTGTTTGCCGAGTACAAAGAGGTGGTCAGTATCAACGATCAGATAGTGACCACCTGGGGCGGTGCAGTACTCGGTGAGAGCTTGTTTCAGTTTTCAGAAATGCTAGCGACAAAGGATGGCTGGATCCCGACGACATTAGGCTGGGTGTTTAATCCATCACAAACCATAAGAGGCTGGTTCGATTATGCCAGTCCGCCACGTTTTAATCGCAGCAAAGCTCAAGATGAGTTTTCCTTATACACGGGAGTACGCTATTCCAATAAAGCGCTCGCCGATGTAAATACGACTATGGTCACCTTAGGGATGAAAGCGAGTATCGATAGCCGTGCTGGTCACTACGATACATTAAGTGGAACTCCCACTTTAGTTGAGATGGAGATGGAAACCGCAGTGTCACAAGAGGGGGTCGATGAGTGGCAGATGTCGACTCAACTGTTACTAGGGGGATATGCCAGTTCTTTGCAAGGTGATAGTTTGCTAGCGGATAGTTGGTCCCATAGTTTTTATATTGGCCCCTCTACGGGCATGGAATACACCAGTTTGGGGGTTGAGCTAGATGAAGATTTCTATGCCGTAGTTAATCTATTGGGATTATCCTTAGGCGGAACTTGGTCTACTCAAGATATTAATATTGAAGTGCGTAGCGATATTTTTGGTGACTTTGCCATGGTTAAACCCTTTGCGACCAAAGATTATCTTTCTCAAGGCCGATATTTTTGGGGCACTAAGTCGGTGTTGTGGGAAGGGGAGTACGGCTATGCTTGGGGCCATACCTTCAATTTGTCGTTAGAGGCGAGCTATCGGGATCTGCTGCTTGGTGTTAAGTTTAAGTCTCAGCGTTGGGATTCTATCGATGATAAAGAGTATGAACGCACGCCAGGCTGGAACCCCAACATTAACGATCTTGACTTTAGTGATGCTAGAGACCGTTATCAGGTCTATTTAAGTTATGCCTTCAATGAAGATATTAGCCTTAGTCTGCATCATGAACGTATCGATAGAAGTAGTGAGATCCAAGGGATAGATAATCCCGCTGTCTATAGCCGCCTCGACGATACAGAGCAGCGCACATGGATGCAGATCGCTTTCCACTATTAA